From the Solanum lycopersicum chromosome 10, SLM_r2.1 genome, one window contains:
- the CDKB1 gene encoding B1-type cyclin dependent kinase, with the protein MEKYEKLEKVGEGTYGKVYKAKDKATGQLVALKKTRLEMDEEGIPPTALREISLLQMLSHSLYIVRLLCVEHIDKNGKPILYLVFEYLDTDLKKFIDSHRKGPNARALPTALIQSFLFQLCKGVAHCHSHGVLHRDLKPQNLLVDKEKGILKIADLGLGRAFTVPMKSYTHEIVTLWYRAPEVLLGSTHYSTAVDMWSVGCIFAEMVRRQALFPGDSEFQQLLHIFRLLGTPTDKQWPGVSSLRDWHVYPQWEPQNLASAVPALGPDGVDLLTKMLKFDPSDRISAKAALDHPYFDSLDKSQF; encoded by the exons ATGGAGAAATACGAGAAATTGGAGAAGGTAGGTGAAGGAACCTATGGAAAAGTGTACAAAGCAAAGGACAAGGCTACCGGACAATTGGTGGCTTTGAAGAAGACTCGTCTTGAAATGGATGAAGAAGGGATACCGCCTACTGCTCTCAGAGAGATCTCACTTCTTCAAATGCTATCTCATTCTCTCTACATCGTCCGTTTGCTTTGTGTTGAACATATTGACAAAAATGGGAAACCAATTCTTTATCTTGTTTTTGAGTATTTGGATACTGATCTTAAGAAATTCATTGATTCTCATCGGAAAGGACCTAATGCTAGGGCTCTTCCTACTGCCCTCATCCAG agttttttgtttcaattgtgCAAAGGGGTTGCTCACTGCCATAGCCATGGAGTTCTCCACAG AGATTTGAAGCCGCAGAATCTTCTAGTGGATAAAGAGAAGGGAATACTTAAGATTGCTGATCTGGGGCTTGGAAGGGCGTTTACTGTTCCTATGAAGAGCTACACCCATGAG ATTGTTACTCTATGGTACAGAGCTCCTGAAGTTTTGTTGGGATCTACTCATTACTCAACTGCTGTTGATATGTGGTCTGTGGGATGTATTTTTG CCGAGATGGTTAGAAGGCAAGCCTTATTTCCTGGTGACTCTGAGTTCCAGCAATTGCTTCACATATTCAG GTTGTTAGGAACTCCAACTGATAAGCAGTGGCCTGGAGTGAGTTCACTCCGCGACTGGCATGTTTATCCACAATGGGAGCCTCAGAACTTGGCCTCTGCTGTTCCAGCATTGGGACCTGATGGTGTCGACCTCCTAACG AAAATGCTCAAATTTGATCCATCAGATAGGATTTCTGCGAAAGCTGCACTTGATCATCCATACTTTGACAGCTTGGACAAGTCTCAATTCTGA
- the LOC101256817 gene encoding calcium-binding protein CAST → MGSVQDESKDEFKQSLTRGKLKPSSSSSFRLRSPSLNSIRLRRIFDVFDRNHDCLISVEELSQALNLLGLDADLSEIESMVKSYIKPENTGLRFEDFEALHRSLNDVFFGSKCEDKLGLNSDPAQDELDLKEAFDVFDENGDGFISAKELQVVLEKLGLPEGSEIDRVEMMISSVDQDHDGRVDFFEFKDMMRTVIVPS, encoded by the coding sequence ATGGGATCAGTTCAAGATGAGAGTAAGGATGAATTTAAACAAAGTCTTACCCGGGGAAAACTCAAGCCTTCTTCCTCATCGTCGTTCCGTCTCCGTAGCCCGAGCTTGAATTCTATTCGTCTTCGTCGGATCTTCGATGTGTTCGATAGAAATCACGATTGTTTGATCAGCGTTGAAGAACTCAGCCAAGCACTTAACCTGCTTGGATTAGACGCCGATCTATCAGAAATTGAATCGATGGTGAAATCATACATCAAACCAGAAAACACTGGTCTTAGATTTGAAGATTTCGAAGCCTTACATCGATCTCTGAACGACGTTTTCTTCGGGTCAAAATGTGAAGATAAGCTCGGGTTGAATTCGGATCCGGCACAGGATGAATTGGATCTGAAAGAAGCGTTTGATGTTTTTGACGAGAACGGGGATGGATTTATATCGGCGAAGGAATTGCAGGTGGTGTTAGAGAAATTGGGATTACCGGAAGGAAGTGAAATTGATAGAGTGGAGATGATGATTTCGTCAGTTGATCAGGATCATGATGGTCGCGTTGATTTCTTCGAGTTCAAAGATATGATGCGTACTGTTATTGTTCCTTCATGA